The following coding sequences lie in one Nocardioides sambongensis genomic window:
- a CDS encoding DUF445 domain-containing protein, whose product MSGPLLETDVTADAERRRALRRMRTVAVGLLLFAAAVYVLTLDGEGFWGFVNAGAEASMVGAIADWFAVTALFKHPLGLPIPHTALVPKRKNELGKSLEQFVGENFLREEIIRERVLGVGIAGRVGDWLAEPANAERVVEEAAELIGIGLGKVRDEHIEALVTEALVPRFREEPIAPLLGGLLGEALADDLHHGVVDLALDEMLAWLVANPDTVHEVLGERAPWWAPERLNEVVITRLHLEMVRWVGEIRTNPDHRARRALDSLLANLARDLQQDPETQERAERLKERVLDHPAVIATAISLWDALRRALRGSLADPDGAVRRRALVEVRAGADRLRADAALRERLDRAAADFAVFAVDRYGAELTAVITHTIEQWDGKEAARRIELHVGRDLQFIRINGTIVGGLVGVLIHTVALAVG is encoded by the coding sequence GTGAGCGGACCCCTGCTGGAGACCGACGTGACGGCCGACGCCGAACGGAGGCGCGCGCTGCGCCGGATGCGCACGGTGGCGGTAGGGCTCCTGCTCTTCGCCGCCGCGGTCTACGTGCTGACCCTCGACGGCGAGGGGTTCTGGGGCTTCGTCAACGCCGGGGCGGAGGCCTCGATGGTGGGCGCGATCGCCGACTGGTTCGCGGTCACCGCCCTCTTCAAGCACCCGCTGGGCCTCCCGATCCCGCACACGGCGCTGGTGCCGAAGCGGAAGAACGAGCTCGGCAAGAGCCTGGAGCAGTTCGTCGGGGAGAACTTCTTGCGCGAGGAGATCATTCGGGAGCGGGTGCTCGGCGTCGGGATCGCCGGACGTGTGGGCGACTGGCTCGCGGAGCCGGCCAACGCCGAGCGGGTGGTCGAGGAGGCGGCCGAGCTGATCGGGATCGGGTTGGGCAAGGTCCGCGACGAGCACATCGAGGCGCTGGTGACCGAGGCGCTGGTGCCGCGGTTCCGCGAGGAGCCGATCGCGCCGCTGCTCGGCGGTCTGCTGGGCGAGGCGCTCGCCGACGACCTCCACCACGGCGTGGTCGACCTCGCGCTCGACGAGATGCTGGCCTGGCTGGTGGCCAACCCCGACACCGTGCACGAGGTGCTCGGGGAGCGCGCCCCGTGGTGGGCGCCGGAGCGGCTGAACGAGGTGGTGATCACCCGGCTCCACCTGGAGATGGTCCGCTGGGTCGGGGAGATCCGCACCAACCCGGACCACCGGGCGCGCCGGGCCCTGGACTCGCTGCTGGCGAACCTCGCGCGCGACCTGCAGCAGGACCCCGAGACCCAGGAGCGGGCCGAGCGGCTCAAGGAGCGGGTGCTGGACCACCCGGCGGTGATCGCGACCGCCATCTCCCTCTGGGACGCGCTCCGGCGCGCCCTGCGCGGGTCGCTGGCCGACCCCGACGGAGCGGTACGACGCCGGGCGCTCGTCGAGGTCCGGGCCGGTGCCGATCGGCTGCGTGCCGACGCCGCCCTGCGCGAGCGGCTGGACCGGGCGGCCGCGGACTTCGCCGTCTTCGCCGTCGACCGCTACGGCGCCGAGCTGACCGCGGTGATCACCCACACCATCGAGCAGTGGGACGGCAAGGAGGCGGCGCGACGCATCGAGCTGCACGTGGGCCGGGACCTGCAGTTCATCCGGATCAACGGCACCATCGTCGGTGGCCTGGTCGGCGTGCTGATCCACACGGTCGCGCTGGCCGTGGGCTGA
- a CDS encoding MFS transporter, whose translation MTTAPRPDVSRAAEPPPEEFARAWLTVVVLCLGGLTAAVTQTLVIPIQGELPLLLHTSAPNASWVVTASLVGGAVAMPIAGRLADLLGKQRVLIGTLVVLAAGSVVCALSDALLPMLAGRVLQGCAMGFIPVGIALLREVTPPHLTTTAIAAMSATLGVGGAIALPGAAWVVQDFDWHVLFWATAALAVAMVIAVLVVVPHVEDAHGGRVDLVGAVGLAVGLVAFLVGVSKGNDWGWASVGTLATISGGVLLLALWAVFELRVDDPLCDLRVSVRRPVLLTNLSAIAFGFGMMAQAIVVPQLLSLSTATGYGLGQTFLQAGLWMAPAGLTMMAFAPVASRLIRALGARITLMIGGAVIGGGYLVAVGYSAEPWQLMVVSCISSAGVGIGYAAMPTLILESVPITESGSAVGINGLMRSVGTSISAAVMAAILTAATVDLGGFPVPAESQFRICFLVGAVAAFTGVALAALVPRRVSRPQPAAH comes from the coding sequence GTGACCACCGCTCCCCGCCCCGATGTCTCCCGGGCGGCCGAGCCGCCGCCGGAAGAGTTCGCGCGTGCGTGGCTGACCGTGGTGGTGCTCTGCCTCGGTGGCCTGACCGCCGCGGTCACCCAGACCCTGGTGATCCCGATCCAGGGCGAGCTCCCGCTGCTGCTGCACACCAGCGCACCCAACGCCTCCTGGGTGGTCACCGCCTCGCTGGTCGGCGGAGCGGTCGCGATGCCGATCGCCGGCCGGCTGGCCGACCTGCTCGGCAAGCAGCGGGTGCTGATCGGCACCCTCGTCGTCCTCGCCGCGGGCTCGGTGGTGTGCGCCCTCTCCGACGCCCTGCTCCCGATGCTCGCCGGCCGGGTGCTGCAGGGCTGCGCGATGGGCTTCATCCCGGTCGGGATCGCGCTGCTGCGGGAGGTCACCCCACCGCACCTGACCACCACCGCCATCGCCGCGATGAGCGCCACCCTCGGCGTGGGCGGCGCGATCGCGCTACCCGGTGCGGCCTGGGTGGTGCAGGACTTCGACTGGCACGTGCTCTTCTGGGCGACCGCCGCCCTCGCCGTGGCGATGGTGATCGCGGTGCTGGTCGTCGTGCCGCACGTCGAGGACGCGCACGGTGGGCGGGTCGACCTGGTCGGCGCGGTCGGCCTCGCCGTCGGACTCGTCGCGTTCCTGGTCGGCGTCTCCAAGGGCAACGACTGGGGCTGGGCCTCGGTCGGCACGCTGGCCACCATCAGCGGCGGGGTTCTGCTGCTCGCACTCTGGGCGGTCTTCGAGCTCCGGGTCGACGATCCGCTGTGCGACCTGCGGGTCTCCGTGCGGCGACCGGTGCTGCTGACCAACCTCTCGGCGATCGCGTTCGGCTTCGGGATGATGGCGCAGGCCATCGTGGTGCCCCAGCTGCTCTCGCTGTCCACCGCCACCGGCTACGGCCTGGGTCAGACCTTCCTCCAGGCCGGCCTGTGGATGGCCCCCGCCGGACTGACCATGATGGCGTTCGCCCCGGTGGCCAGCCGGCTGATCCGCGCCCTCGGCGCCCGGATCACCCTGATGATCGGCGGGGCGGTGATCGGGGGCGGTTACCTGGTGGCCGTCGGCTACAGCGCGGAGCCCTGGCAGCTGATGGTCGTCTCCTGCATCTCCAGCGCCGGGGTGGGCATCGGGTACGCCGCCATGCCCACCTTGATCCTGGAGTCCGTGCCGATCACCGAGTCCGGGTCGGCGGTCGGGATCAACGGCCTGATGCGGTCGGTGGGCACCAGCATCTCCGCCGCCGTGATGGCCGCGATCCTCACCGCTGCCACGGTCGACCTCGGCGGCTTCCCGGTGCCCGCCGAGTCGCAGTTCCGGATCTGCTTCCTGGTGGGTGCGGTGGCGGCCTTCACCGGAGTCGCGCTGGCCGCGCTCGTTCCGCGTCGTGTGTCCCGGCCCCAGCCGGCTGCGCACTGA
- a CDS encoding TetR/AcrR family transcriptional regulator: MSHPTVPLDESHLRPAGRATRTAIEEAGRHLFGSRTYEEVSVRMIAAEAGVDPAMVIRHFGSKEALYLRSIDPSLGVGEVIEGPVETLGRRLVAYFLDQRNSAIGKRHASLVQASYRRQVRAELNRHTRVRFVDAIAPRLEGDDAELRVALAVAQLGGFLTMLFVQQDPLVTEADPDLVTVLYGDGLQRLLTP; encoded by the coding sequence GTGAGCCACCCCACCGTCCCGCTGGACGAGAGCCACCTGCGGCCGGCCGGCCGGGCCACCCGAACGGCGATCGAGGAGGCCGGGCGGCACCTGTTCGGCAGCCGGACCTACGAAGAGGTCTCGGTGCGGATGATCGCCGCCGAGGCCGGGGTCGACCCGGCGATGGTGATCCGGCACTTCGGCAGCAAGGAGGCGCTCTACCTGCGCAGCATCGATCCCTCGCTCGGCGTCGGCGAGGTGATCGAGGGCCCGGTCGAGACGCTCGGGCGCCGCCTCGTCGCCTACTTCCTCGACCAGCGCAACTCGGCGATCGGGAAGCGGCACGCGAGCCTGGTCCAGGCCTCCTACCGCCGGCAGGTGCGTGCCGAGCTCAATCGGCACACACGGGTCCGGTTCGTCGACGCGATCGCCCCCCGGCTCGAGGGCGACGACGCCGAGCTGCGGGTCGCCCTCGCCGTCGCGCAGCTCGGCGGATTCCTCACCATGCTCTTCGTCCAGCAGGACCCGCTCGTCACCGAGGCCGACCCGGACCTGGTGACCGTCCTCTACGGCGACGGCCTGCAGCGCCTGCTGACGCCGTAG
- a CDS encoding FAD-binding protein: MSTETPLPPATAALPAAVAARLRAACPVHLPEDPTYDAARVAWNLAADQRPAAVAVPRTVEEVAAVVTAAATSGLRVAPQSTGHGAAALAAQDLDRVVLVRLGELTGVSVDPGRRTARVLGGTQWGEAVAAMAPHGLTALHGSAPDVGVVGYVLGGGLSFYGRQHGVAANTVRGIEVVLPDGTLVRADAERNTELYWALRGGGGSFGVVVAVELGLLSQPDVVAGMLLWDRELAEKVVRRWVEWSRTAPESVTTSLRVMSFPPLPELPPFLAGRDLVVIDGAVLADDATADSVLAPLRELEPEMDTFARVPAPVVLGIHMDPPGPTPAVGDHACLGALDDAAVAAFLAQVGPGTSTGLLFTELRHLGGALGRPATGGGVVSRLPGEYALHTVAVAPTPEAALAGRAAGFAVLRALEPWAVDGLVPTFADGVTEANRLHGSGDLERLRRLRDRIDPDRVMVAAHRL; this comes from the coding sequence ATGAGTACCGAGACACCCCTGCCCCCGGCGACCGCGGCGCTGCCCGCCGCCGTCGCCGCCCGCCTGCGCGCCGCCTGCCCGGTGCACCTGCCCGAGGATCCGACGTACGACGCCGCGCGGGTCGCCTGGAACCTGGCTGCCGACCAGCGTCCCGCCGCCGTCGCCGTGCCGCGCACGGTCGAGGAGGTCGCCGCGGTGGTCACCGCCGCCGCGACGAGTGGTCTGCGTGTCGCTCCGCAGAGCACCGGCCACGGCGCCGCCGCGCTCGCCGCCCAGGACCTGGACCGGGTGGTCCTGGTCCGCCTCGGCGAGCTCACCGGGGTCAGCGTCGACCCCGGACGCCGGACCGCCCGCGTGCTGGGCGGCACCCAGTGGGGCGAGGCCGTGGCGGCGATGGCGCCGCACGGGCTCACCGCCCTGCACGGCAGCGCGCCGGACGTCGGGGTGGTCGGCTACGTGCTCGGTGGCGGTCTGTCGTTCTACGGCCGCCAGCACGGTGTCGCGGCCAACACGGTGCGCGGCATCGAGGTGGTGCTGCCCGACGGCACCCTGGTCCGGGCCGATGCGGAGCGCAACACCGAGCTGTACTGGGCGCTGCGCGGCGGCGGCGGCAGCTTCGGTGTCGTGGTCGCCGTCGAGCTGGGCCTGCTGTCCCAGCCCGACGTCGTCGCCGGGATGCTGCTGTGGGACCGGGAGCTTGCGGAGAAAGTGGTCCGTCGCTGGGTCGAGTGGAGTCGCACCGCGCCGGAGTCGGTGACCACGTCGCTGCGGGTGATGAGCTTTCCGCCGCTGCCCGAGCTGCCGCCGTTCCTGGCCGGACGGGACCTGGTCGTGATCGACGGAGCGGTGCTGGCCGACGACGCGACGGCGGACTCCGTCCTGGCGCCGCTGCGCGAGCTCGAGCCCGAGATGGACACGTTCGCACGGGTCCCGGCGCCGGTGGTGCTGGGGATCCACATGGACCCGCCCGGGCCCACCCCGGCGGTCGGCGACCATGCCTGCCTCGGTGCACTGGACGACGCCGCGGTCGCGGCGTTCCTGGCCCAGGTCGGACCGGGGACGAGCACCGGCCTGCTCTTCACCGAGCTGCGGCACCTCGGTGGCGCGCTGGGACGGCCGGCCACCGGTGGCGGGGTGGTCTCCAGGCTGCCGGGGGAGTATGCCCTGCACACGGTCGCGGTGGCACCGACCCCGGAGGCGGCGCTGGCCGGGCGTGCGGCGGGCTTCGCCGTACTGCGTGCCCTGGAACCGTGGGCGGTGGACGGGCTGGTGCCCACCTTCGCCGACGGCGTCACCGAGGCGAACCGCTTGCACGGGTCGGGGGACCTGGAGCGGTTGCGGCGCCTGCGCGACCGGATCGATCCGGATCGGGTGATGGTCGCCGCTCATCGTCTGTGA
- a CDS encoding helix-turn-helix transcriptional regulator: protein MARALTERRVRQDVDVVARAGLTVEDFIGEAVESVGRAVPWVAACVGTHDPDTRLLTSARKYGHLKSVNSHDHQFGLIEYGTVEPTAFGELARAESPAAGVHLVTDGDVERSGRMAGFMRPHFDFGDEARVVFRDGEQSWGGLALFRGVDDPPFDATEIEFLASLAPLLARGVRTGILGQLAEEPLPVPETDEGPAVIIVGPHDEITSLSSGLADRMAGWLTGEHACDPLSPVSALVGAARRYGRGEVDQVPRCRIRTPGGTWLVLHAGPLSSASGHAGEVVITIERARPPEIASLVMGAFGLTPRERDVARLVLQGRDTKEIAATLHLSAYTIQDHLKVVFDKAGVRSRRELVQRVFVEQYQPRMGGTVSPSGWFV, encoded by the coding sequence GTGGCCCGAGCACTGACCGAGCGGCGCGTCCGCCAGGACGTCGACGTGGTCGCGCGCGCCGGCCTGACCGTGGAGGACTTCATCGGCGAGGCGGTGGAGTCCGTGGGCCGGGCGGTGCCCTGGGTCGCCGCGTGCGTCGGCACCCACGACCCGGACACCCGGCTGCTCACCAGCGCCCGCAAGTACGGTCACCTGAAGTCGGTCAACAGCCACGACCACCAGTTCGGGCTGATCGAGTACGGCACCGTCGAGCCGACCGCGTTCGGCGAGCTCGCCCGCGCCGAGTCCCCCGCGGCGGGCGTGCACCTGGTCACCGACGGGGACGTGGAGCGCTCGGGTCGGATGGCGGGCTTCATGCGCCCGCACTTCGACTTCGGCGACGAGGCGCGGGTGGTGTTCCGCGACGGCGAGCAGTCCTGGGGCGGGCTCGCGCTGTTCCGCGGCGTCGACGACCCGCCGTTCGACGCCACGGAGATCGAGTTCCTGGCCTCGCTCGCGCCACTGCTCGCCCGCGGCGTCCGGACCGGCATCCTCGGCCAGCTGGCCGAGGAGCCGCTGCCGGTGCCGGAGACCGACGAGGGACCGGCGGTGATCATCGTCGGACCGCACGACGAGATCACCTCGCTGAGCAGCGGGCTGGCGGACCGGATGGCCGGGTGGCTGACCGGTGAGCACGCCTGCGACCCGCTCTCGCCGGTCAGCGCGCTGGTCGGCGCCGCCCGGCGCTACGGCCGGGGCGAGGTCGACCAGGTCCCGCGGTGCCGGATCCGGACTCCCGGAGGGACCTGGCTGGTGTTGCACGCCGGACCGCTCAGCTCCGCCTCCGGCCACGCCGGCGAGGTGGTGATCACGATCGAGCGGGCCCGCCCTCCCGAGATCGCCAGCCTGGTGATGGGGGCGTTCGGGCTGACCCCCCGCGAGCGGGACGTCGCGCGCCTGGTGCTGCAGGGACGCGACACCAAGGAGATCGCCGCCACGTTGCACCTCTCCGCCTACACCATCCAGGACCACCTCAAGGTGGTCTTCGACAAAGCCGGCGTGCGCTCGCGGCGCGAGCTCGTGCAACGGGTCTTCGTGGAGCAGTACCAGCCGCGGATGGGTGGCACGGTCAGCCCGTCCGGCTGGTTCGTCTGA
- the egtB gene encoding ergothioneine biosynthesis protein EgtB, whose product MSNDLHVSAHAPAAPAPPGADWDPTTLLDRYDAVRAHTEALAAPLSPEDQTVQSMPDVSPTKWHRAHVTWFFETFVLADNEPGFAPFQDKYWFLFNSYYEGVGPRYSRPDRGVISRPGAHEVGDYRRNVDDRMRDLVTGLDDGTLTKLADTIELGFHHEQQHQELLLMDIKHVLSRNPLQPVYAGRPSATSVPDRLGWVSFDGGLVEIGSEGTAFCFDNELPLHQEWLAPYRLADRLVTNGEWMEFMADGGYRRHELWLSDGWAKVTGEGWRAPFYWTEVDGVWFEHTLHGTFPVDPGLPAAHVSHYEADAYATWAGKRLPTEAEWEHAARTVDGPDGTGRATGYHPQAAGAAHGGLRQMFGDCWEWTGSAYLPYPGFQPASGAIGEYNGKFMSGQMVLRGGCALTPPGHARATYRNFFPPGARWALSGVRLAEGGAA is encoded by the coding sequence ATGTCGAACGACCTGCACGTGTCCGCCCACGCTCCCGCTGCGCCCGCCCCGCCCGGCGCCGACTGGGATCCGACCACCCTGCTCGACCGCTACGACGCGGTCCGCGCGCACACCGAGGCGCTCGCCGCCCCGCTCTCGCCGGAGGACCAGACCGTCCAGTCGATGCCGGACGTCTCCCCCACCAAGTGGCACCGCGCCCACGTCACCTGGTTCTTCGAGACCTTCGTGCTCGCCGACAACGAGCCGGGCTTCGCCCCGTTCCAGGACAAGTACTGGTTCCTCTTCAACAGCTACTACGAGGGCGTCGGACCGCGCTACTCCCGACCCGACCGCGGCGTGATCAGCCGGCCCGGAGCGCACGAGGTGGGCGACTACCGCCGCAACGTCGACGACCGGATGCGCGACCTGGTCACCGGTCTCGACGACGGCACGCTGACCAAGCTCGCGGACACCATCGAGCTCGGCTTCCACCACGAGCAGCAGCACCAGGAGCTGCTGCTGATGGACATCAAGCACGTGCTCTCGCGCAACCCGCTGCAACCGGTGTACGCCGGCCGTCCGAGCGCGACCAGCGTGCCGGACCGGTTGGGCTGGGTCTCCTTCGACGGCGGCCTGGTGGAGATCGGCAGCGAGGGGACGGCGTTCTGCTTCGACAACGAGCTCCCGCTGCACCAGGAGTGGCTGGCGCCGTACCGGTTGGCCGACCGGTTGGTGACCAACGGCGAGTGGATGGAGTTCATGGCCGACGGGGGCTACCGCCGCCACGAGCTCTGGCTCTCCGACGGCTGGGCGAAGGTGACCGGCGAGGGGTGGCGTGCGCCCTTCTACTGGACCGAGGTCGACGGGGTGTGGTTCGAGCACACGTTGCACGGCACCTTCCCGGTCGACCCGGGACTCCCGGCGGCCCACGTCAGCCACTACGAGGCCGACGCCTACGCGACCTGGGCAGGGAAACGGCTGCCCACGGAGGCCGAGTGGGAGCACGCGGCGCGCACCGTCGACGGTCCGGACGGCACCGGCCGCGCCACCGGCTACCACCCGCAGGCAGCGGGCGCGGCGCACGGCGGCCTCCGCCAGATGTTCGGCGACTGCTGGGAGTGGACCGGCTCCGCCTACCTGCCCTATCCCGGGTTCCAGCCGGCGTCCGGCGCGATCGGCGAGTACAACGGCAAGTTCATGTCCGGACAGATGGTGCTGCGGGGCGGGTGCGCGCTGACCCCACCCGGCCATGCCCGGGCGACCTACCGCAACTTCTTCCCGCCCGGCGCCCGGTGGGCGCTCTCCGGGGTGCGGCTCGCCGAGGGCGGTGCGGCATGA
- the egtD gene encoding L-histidine N(alpha)-methyltransferase, with the protein MNARIRTPHLAVLLEPDWAAEALVTDVRRGLGTVPRSLPPKWLYDERGSQLFDRITRLPEYYPTEAERSILAERADAVAALSGARTLVELGSGTSDKTRLLLDALTGAGQLDRFVPVDVSAEILTEAAEQIAQRYPGVGVDAVVGDFTLHLSHLTRYPNKLVAFLGGTLGNLYLEERAAFLGALSDALSPGDHLLLGTDLVKEADRLISAYDDSAGVTEEFVKNALLVLNAQLGGDFDPDAFGYVPFWDSRMRRMDLRLRAEVPQRVRLPGADLELDLAAGEEIRIEISTKFTPDQIAAELGSVDLGVVEQWTDPAGDFALTLARRH; encoded by the coding sequence ATGAACGCGCGGATCCGCACTCCGCACCTCGCGGTCCTCCTGGAGCCGGACTGGGCGGCCGAGGCGCTGGTCACCGACGTCCGCCGCGGGCTCGGAACGGTCCCCCGTTCGCTGCCCCCGAAGTGGCTCTACGACGAGCGCGGCTCGCAGCTGTTCGACCGGATCACCCGCCTGCCGGAGTACTACCCGACCGAGGCCGAGCGCTCGATCCTCGCCGAGCGCGCCGACGCCGTCGCCGCGCTGAGCGGAGCCCGCACCCTGGTCGAGCTCGGCAGTGGCACCAGCGACAAGACCCGGCTGCTGCTCGACGCCCTGACCGGCGCCGGGCAGCTCGACCGGTTCGTGCCGGTCGACGTCTCCGCGGAGATCCTGACCGAGGCCGCCGAGCAGATCGCCCAGCGCTACCCGGGCGTCGGCGTGGACGCCGTGGTCGGCGACTTCACCCTGCACCTGAGCCACCTGACCCGCTATCCGAACAAGCTGGTCGCCTTCCTCGGCGGCACCCTGGGCAACCTCTACCTGGAGGAGCGCGCCGCCTTCCTCGGCGCGTTGTCGGACGCGCTGTCCCCCGGCGACCACCTGTTGCTCGGCACCGACCTGGTGAAGGAGGCGGACCGGCTGATCTCCGCCTACGACGACAGCGCCGGGGTGACCGAGGAGTTCGTGAAGAACGCGCTGCTGGTGCTCAACGCCCAGCTCGGCGGCGACTTCGACCCCGACGCCTTCGGCTACGTGCCGTTCTGGGACTCGCGGATGCGGCGGATGGATCTGCGCCTGCGCGCCGAGGTGCCGCAGCGGGTGCGCCTGCCCGGTGCCGACCTCGAGCTCGACCTGGCGGCGGGAGAGGAGATCCGGATCGAGATCTCGACCAAGTTCACCCCGGACCAGATCGCTGCCGAGCTGGGCAGCGTCGACCTGGGGGTGGTCGAGCAGTGGACCGACCCGGCCGGAGACTTCGCGCTCACCCTGGCCCGCCGGCACTGA
- a CDS encoding CGNR zinc finger domain-containing protein: protein MKPPSPLWPVLLTEPPALDLVNTRMFFDDTWVDLLDHPDERATWLAAHAERLDIEVTEASFTDAAADRLRAVRDHAVAIVEPARHGKRPPRTALSGLNRALRAAPAAPQARWDGDALVADSHRTGPFATLLAASFAQATIDLVTTPDIRKVRLCDAPACVMLFLPRNPNRRWCMPSICGNRTRVARYYLRHKADAPDTTR from the coding sequence GTGAAGCCACCCTCCCCGCTCTGGCCGGTCCTGCTGACCGAGCCGCCGGCGCTGGACCTGGTCAACACCCGGATGTTCTTCGACGACACCTGGGTCGACCTGCTCGACCACCCGGACGAACGCGCCACGTGGCTGGCCGCGCACGCCGAGCGACTGGACATCGAGGTCACCGAGGCGTCCTTCACCGATGCCGCCGCCGACCGGCTGAGGGCGGTGCGCGACCACGCCGTCGCCATCGTCGAACCCGCTCGGCACGGCAAACGACCGCCGCGGACCGCGCTCTCCGGACTGAACCGGGCGCTGCGCGCCGCGCCCGCCGCCCCGCAGGCACGCTGGGACGGTGACGCCCTCGTCGCGGACAGCCACCGGACCGGGCCGTTCGCCACCCTGCTGGCGGCCTCGTTCGCCCAGGCGACGATCGACCTGGTCACCACCCCGGACATCCGGAAGGTGCGCCTCTGCGACGCACCCGCCTGCGTGATGCTCTTCCTCCCCCGCAACCCCAACCGGCGGTGGTGCATGCCGAGCATCTGCGGCAACCGGACACGGGTCGCCCGCTACTACCTGCGTCACAAGGCCGACGCACCCGACACCACCCGATAG
- a CDS encoding alpha/beta hydrolase fold domain-containing protein — MGDADLFHGECVAYAERLRAAGVPVTLDVVPGMYHGADGVRPDAPLVRDFLGRERSALRAATTP; from the coding sequence GTGGGCGACGCCGACCTCTTCCACGGCGAGTGTGTGGCCTACGCCGAGCGGCTGCGTGCGGCCGGTGTGCCGGTGACCCTCGACGTGGTGCCCGGGATGTACCACGGTGCCGACGGTGTGCGGCCGGACGCGCCCCTGGTGCGGGACTTCCTCGGCCGGGAGCGTTCGGCCCTGCGAGCCGCCACCACGCCGTGA
- a CDS encoding alpha/beta hydrolase fold domain-containing protein, translating to MAPQILAAYRRTPTQLRSPWLLTPFDLSGPRTLQLLRRRTAVGGTGEHVEVVPPGRATPSGAVLWFHGGGHVAGSAEADRGFVQDLAGRLDAVVVAVDYRLAPEHPFPAGLEDAYAALDDLVRRSAGLGVDPDRIAVAGASAGAGLAAALCQLVRDRGEHRICFQALRYPMLDDRTRPARRGRHYVWSARSNRYAWECYLGRRGDTDPFPRPRRAMRRRVGWTTSPVCRRPGSAWATPTSSTASVWPTPSGCVRPVCR from the coding sequence GTGGCACCGCAGATCCTGGCCGCCTATCGGCGCACCCCCACCCAGCTGCGGTCGCCGTGGCTGCTGACGCCGTTCGACCTCTCCGGCCCGCGCACACTGCAGCTGCTGCGCCGCCGCACCGCGGTCGGTGGCACCGGCGAGCACGTCGAGGTGGTGCCACCGGGTCGTGCCACCCCGTCGGGCGCGGTGCTCTGGTTTCACGGGGGTGGCCACGTCGCCGGCAGCGCCGAGGCGGATCGCGGCTTCGTGCAGGACCTGGCGGGTCGACTCGACGCGGTCGTGGTGGCGGTCGACTACCGGCTCGCCCCGGAGCACCCGTTCCCGGCGGGCCTGGAGGACGCCTACGCCGCCCTCGACGACCTGGTACGACGCAGCGCCGGCCTCGGCGTCGACCCGGACCGGATCGCGGTGGCCGGTGCCAGCGCCGGGGCCGGCCTGGCGGCCGCGCTGTGCCAGTTGGTCCGGGACCGCGGCGAGCACCGGATCTGCTTCCAGGCGCTGCGCTACCCGATGCTGGACGACCGGACGCGGCCGGCGCGGCGGGGACGGCACTACGTCTGGTCGGCCCGCTCCAACCGCTACGCCTGGGAGTGCTACCTGGGGCGTCGCGGCGACACGGACCCGTTCCCCCGCCCCCGCCGCGCTATGCGGCGCCGGGTCGGATGGACGACCTCGCCGGTCTGCCGGCGGCCTGGATCGGCGTGGGCGACGCCGACCTCTTCCACGGCGAGTGTGTGGCCTACGCCGAGCGGCTGCGTGCGGCCGGTGTGCCGGTGA
- a CDS encoding TetR/AcrR family transcriptional regulator, with the protein MDARRRRSRDRLHRAALELAGSRPPGGLTMTAIAATAGVHRTTAHEHAAAPGELVRAALAEELDELRSGLPAVGDGPDEVARSVTRVTRGVVEHVARHAAVYRAGLSADEPAYGLHEMLSEHFRESSRILREVAGVRAQVDVPGQDPVEVARAAERFIADGTVGLLADWVQGERLSVEEFLRRYVALLPTWWPRDLALVAGASGRLG; encoded by the coding sequence ATGGACGCACGTCGACGTCGCAGCCGGGACCGGCTGCACCGGGCCGCGCTGGAGCTCGCCGGCAGCAGGCCGCCCGGCGGGCTCACCATGACCGCGATCGCCGCCACCGCCGGAGTGCACCGGACGACGGCGCACGAGCACGCCGCCGCCCCCGGTGAGCTGGTGCGGGCCGCGTTGGCCGAGGAGCTCGATGAGCTGCGCAGTGGTCTGCCGGCCGTCGGGGACGGCCCCGACGAGGTCGCCAGGTCGGTGACCAGGGTGACCCGGGGCGTGGTCGAGCACGTGGCGCGCCACGCCGCGGTCTACCGCGCGGGTCTGAGTGCCGACGAGCCCGCCTACGGCCTCCACGAGATGCTCTCCGAGCACTTCCGTGAGTCCAGCAGGATCCTCCGTGAGGTCGCCGGGGTCCGGGCGCAGGTGGACGTGCCCGGCCAGGACCCGGTCGAGGTGGCTCGCGCGGCCGAACGGTTCATCGCCGACGGCACCGTCGGCCTGCTGGCCGACTGGGTGCAGGGCGAGCGGCTCTCGGTCGAGGAGTTCCTCCGCCGCTACGTCGCGCTGCTCCCGACCTGGTGGCCGCGCGACCTCGCGCTGGTCGCCGGCGCCTCAGGACGACTCGGGTGA